The following proteins are encoded in a genomic region of Variovorax paradoxus:
- a CDS encoding LysR family transcriptional regulator — MQLKDIDLNLLLVFDRMLAEKRVSAVAESLGLSQPAISNALARLRKLLGDELFLRTARGMEPTPFALQLAEPVAYAMGALHSALNQQVVFEPATSTRGFTLAMTDIGEIYFTPKLMETLSGAAPGVTISTVRNNAAGSLRDELEAGHVDIAIGLLPQLKAGVFQRRLFLQRYVCLFSGTHPLASKRSVSLKDFSAADHVLVQAAGTGHGKADDVMAAQGIHRRIRLRVPHFVAIGHILRSSEMIATVPERLAQSIAEPFGLVWRPHPVPLPRIAINLFWHAKVHRDPGNQWLRGLLFDNFADSE; from the coding sequence ATGCAACTCAAGGACATCGACCTCAACCTGCTGCTGGTGTTCGACCGCATGCTGGCCGAGAAGCGCGTCTCGGCGGTGGCCGAATCGCTCGGCCTGTCTCAACCGGCCATCAGCAATGCGCTCGCGCGGCTGCGCAAATTGCTGGGCGACGAACTGTTCCTGCGCACGGCGCGCGGCATGGAGCCGACGCCGTTCGCTCTGCAGCTGGCCGAGCCGGTGGCCTACGCGATGGGCGCCTTGCACTCTGCGCTCAATCAGCAGGTGGTGTTCGAGCCGGCCACGAGCACGCGCGGCTTCACGCTCGCAATGACCGACATCGGCGAGATCTACTTCACGCCCAAGCTGATGGAAACGCTGTCCGGCGCAGCGCCCGGCGTGACGATCAGCACGGTGCGCAACAACGCCGCGGGCAGCCTGCGCGACGAACTCGAAGCCGGCCACGTCGACATTGCCATCGGGCTGCTGCCGCAGCTCAAGGCCGGCGTGTTCCAGCGCCGCCTGTTCCTGCAGCGCTATGTGTGCCTCTTCTCCGGGACCCACCCGCTCGCGAGCAAGCGCAGCGTGTCGCTCAAGGACTTCAGCGCGGCCGACCACGTGCTGGTGCAGGCTGCCGGCACGGGCCATGGCAAGGCCGACGACGTGATGGCCGCGCAGGGCATTCACCGGCGCATCCGGCTCAGGGTGCCGCACTTCGTGGCCATCGGCCACATCCTGCGTTCGAGCGAGATGATCGCCACCGTGCCCGAACGCCTGGCACAGAGCATCGCCGAGCCCTTCGGGCTGGTATGGCGCCCTCACCCGGTGCCGCTGCCCCGGATCGCGATCAATCTGTTCTGGCACGCGAAGGTGCATCGCGATCCGGGCAACCAGTGGCTGCGCGGATTGCTGTTCGACAATTTTGCGGACAGCGAATAG
- a CDS encoding FMN-binding negative transcriptional regulator, producing MYMPPQFNAKDQAIALELMRAHPFASLISNDDEGLPFVTHLPIVAEQREGDELVLLGHCAKPNPHWRYLQARPRAVVTFMGPHSYLSPSVYPDLARVPTWNYLAVHCTVEARLIEEPAAKDALLKKLIGDHEPGYAQQWRDLGEEFQLKMLAGIVGFEMRVTALQCKLKLNQHRRESHAAMHAVYSAGTPDEKALAVWMERLGMSAEATAAEGS from the coding sequence ATGTACATGCCCCCGCAGTTCAATGCCAAGGACCAGGCCATCGCGCTCGAGCTGATGCGCGCGCACCCGTTCGCCAGCCTGATCTCCAACGATGACGAAGGGCTGCCGTTTGTCACGCACCTGCCCATCGTGGCCGAGCAGCGCGAAGGCGACGAGCTCGTGTTGCTGGGCCACTGCGCCAAGCCGAACCCGCACTGGCGCTACCTGCAGGCGCGGCCACGAGCAGTCGTCACTTTCATGGGACCGCATTCGTATCTGTCGCCTTCGGTCTACCCCGACCTGGCACGCGTGCCGACCTGGAACTACCTTGCGGTGCATTGCACCGTCGAGGCCCGGCTGATCGAAGAACCCGCGGCCAAGGACGCGCTGCTCAAGAAGCTCATCGGCGACCATGAGCCTGGCTATGCGCAACAGTGGCGCGACCTGGGCGAAGAATTCCAGCTGAAGATGCTCGCGGGCATCGTCGGCTTCGAGATGCGCGTGACCGCGCTGCAGTGCAAGCTCAAGCTCAACCAGCATCGCCGGGAATCGCATGCCGCCATGCACGCCGTCTATAGCGCGGGCACGCCCGACGAGAAGGCACTCGCGGTGTGGATGGAGCGCCTCGGCATGAGCGCCGAAGCCACCGCGGCGGAAGGAAGCTGA
- a CDS encoding RidA family protein: MTTAQSRDQIADQIAAELGHSFAGEMLAGGHYVPIVRDGRTLYTSGQVPRVGTVVAVTGRVGDAVSLEKACEGVQICALRCLTLLRRELGSLDGIEKLLRVGVFVQCTSDFTQQSEVADAASDLLHRVFGDAGVHVRTAVGVYQLPKNASVELEMSAVARHPAG; this comes from the coding sequence ATGACGACAGCGCAAAGCCGGGACCAGATTGCCGACCAGATTGCCGCCGAGCTGGGCCACAGCTTCGCCGGCGAGATGCTTGCCGGCGGGCACTACGTGCCCATCGTGCGCGACGGCCGCACGCTCTACACCAGCGGGCAGGTGCCGCGCGTGGGCACCGTGGTGGCCGTGACCGGCCGCGTGGGCGATGCGGTGTCGCTCGAGAAGGCGTGCGAGGGTGTGCAGATCTGTGCGCTGCGCTGCCTGACCCTGCTGCGGCGCGAGCTCGGCTCGCTCGACGGCATCGAGAAGCTGCTGCGGGTCGGCGTCTTCGTGCAATGCACGTCCGATTTCACGCAGCAGAGCGAGGTGGCCGATGCGGCCTCCGACCTGCTGCACCGCGTCTTCGGCGATGCCGGCGTGCATGTGCGCACGGCCGTCGGCGTGTATCAGCTGCCGAAGAATGCGAGCGTCGAACTGGAGATGTCGGCAGTCGCCAGGCATCCCGCAGGCTGA
- a CDS encoding GlcG/HbpS family heme-binding protein, whose product MRSILRLGGLAILLAASAAQAQTPAPSVRTEKNISLALANQIAAEAVAACAANGYNVAATVVDRAGTVRAVQRADNAGPHTLASSERKAWTSASAKSATQAMMEGSQKNPGGANLVYLPGVLLLGGGVPVKSGNDVIGAVGVGGAPGGHLDEQCANAALEKVKGLLG is encoded by the coding sequence ATGCGTTCCATCCTTCGCCTTGGCGGCCTCGCCATCCTGCTTGCCGCATCCGCCGCACAGGCCCAGACGCCCGCACCCTCGGTGCGCACCGAAAAGAACATCTCGCTCGCGCTGGCCAACCAGATCGCGGCCGAAGCCGTGGCCGCCTGCGCTGCCAACGGCTACAACGTGGCCGCGACCGTGGTCGACCGCGCCGGCACCGTGCGCGCCGTGCAGCGCGCCGACAACGCCGGCCCGCACACGCTGGCGTCGAGCGAGCGCAAGGCCTGGACCTCGGCATCGGCCAAGAGCGCGACGCAGGCCATGATGGAAGGCTCGCAGAAGAACCCGGGCGGCGCCAATCTGGTCTACCTGCCGGGCGTGCTGCTGCTGGGCGGCGGCGTGCCGGTGAAGTCGGGCAACGACGTGATCGGTGCCGTGGGCGTGGGCGGTGCGCCCGGCGGCCATCTCGACGAACAGTGCGCCAATGCCGCGCTGGAAAAGGTCAAGGGCCTGCTGGGTTGA
- a CDS encoding aromatic-ring-hydroxylating dioxygenase subunit beta codes for MTKKLDANAYLELAGLYAAYAHAVDSGKWDLWPAFFIEQCSYRLQPRENHEQGLPLATLSFESRGMLEDRVYGIKETLFHDPYYQRHVVGLPVVHKVGDDGTIHSEANYAVFRTKLDGPSTVFNVGRYIDKVVPTPEGLKFASRLCVFDSEMIPNSIIYPI; via the coding sequence ATGACGAAGAAGCTCGACGCCAACGCCTACCTCGAACTGGCCGGGCTCTATGCGGCCTATGCGCATGCGGTCGACTCGGGCAAGTGGGACCTGTGGCCCGCGTTCTTCATCGAACAGTGCAGCTACCGCCTGCAGCCGCGCGAGAACCATGAGCAGGGGCTGCCACTGGCCACGCTCTCGTTCGAGAGCAGGGGCATGCTCGAAGACCGGGTCTACGGTATCAAGGAAACGCTGTTCCATGACCCGTACTACCAGCGCCACGTCGTCGGCTTGCCGGTGGTGCACAAGGTCGGTGACGACGGCACTATCCACAGCGAAGCCAACTACGCGGTGTTCCGCACCAAGCTCGACGGACCCTCGACCGTGTTCAACGTCGGCCGCTACATCGACAAGGTCGTGCCCACGCCCGAAGGCCTGAAGTTCGCCTCGCGCCTGTGCGTGTTCGACAGCGAAATGATCCCGAATTCCATCATCTATCCGATCTGA
- a CDS encoding 2Fe-2S iron-sulfur cluster-binding protein — MDLHIQPLARTLEVRPGANLLEVLREHHVPVSYSCMSGRCGTCRCKVVAGQVLDGGQDAIRPDGQGECYVLACQSTLTESCTIEIPEPDEVVVHPARILKATVTGIDVLTHDIRRLRLKPNKPLEFSPGQYAQLQFAPDLARPYSMAGLSRDAELEFHVRKVPGGRVTAHIFEQLRIGDSVRVSGPLGTAYLRTKHRGPMLCAAGGTGLAPILSIVRGAIAAGLMQPIHLYLGVRSDADVYGLAELRELQAQHPGLTVHVVVVTGPASEKRRQGLITDAIRADWTGGLEGWRAYLCGSPPMVEAVTQLVHARGLAPEQTHADAFYLQGT; from the coding sequence ATGGACCTGCACATTCAACCCCTTGCCCGCACCCTCGAGGTTCGCCCCGGCGCCAACCTGCTCGAGGTGCTGCGCGAACACCACGTGCCGGTGTCGTACAGCTGCATGTCGGGCCGCTGCGGCACCTGCCGCTGCAAGGTGGTGGCCGGCCAGGTGCTCGACGGCGGCCAGGACGCGATCCGGCCCGACGGTCAGGGCGAGTGCTACGTGCTGGCCTGCCAGAGCACGCTGACCGAAAGCTGCACCATCGAGATCCCGGAGCCCGACGAAGTGGTGGTGCATCCGGCGCGCATCCTCAAGGCCACGGTCACGGGCATCGACGTGCTCACGCACGACATCCGCCGCCTTCGCCTCAAACCGAACAAGCCGCTGGAGTTTTCGCCGGGGCAGTACGCGCAGCTGCAGTTCGCACCCGACCTGGCGCGGCCCTATTCGATGGCGGGCCTGAGCCGCGATGCGGAACTCGAATTTCATGTACGCAAGGTGCCCGGCGGGCGCGTGACTGCGCACATCTTCGAACAGTTGCGCATCGGCGATTCGGTGCGTGTGAGCGGGCCACTCGGCACGGCTTACCTGCGCACGAAGCACCGTGGGCCGATGCTCTGCGCAGCTGGCGGCACAGGGCTCGCGCCCATTCTCTCGATCGTGCGCGGCGCCATTGCGGCCGGCCTGATGCAGCCGATTCATCTTTATCTCGGCGTGCGCTCCGATGCGGACGTGTACGGACTGGCCGAACTGCGTGAACTGCAGGCGCAGCACCCTGGCCTGACGGTCCACGTGGTGGTGGTCACCGGCCCTGCTTCCGAGAAACGGCGCCAGGGACTCATTACCGACGCCATCCGCGCCGACTGGACAGGCGGCCTCGAGGGATGGCGCGCCTACCTCTGCGGCTCGCCGCCGATGGTCGAGGCCGTGACGCAGCTGGTGCATGCGCGCGGCCTCGCGCCGGAACAGACCCATGCCGATGCCTTCTACCTGCAAGGCACCTGA
- a CDS encoding sensor histidine kinase, whose protein sequence is MKQWLRTQVGWWLAWLALSAVGAVWLARAELAQLQQDFEADVRIAHRLMSQQMVQYDAVLATLALLETGRGAERPEQRLSSVYPSILRVQRREGDDPWPDEKHAGALAAAEANSRSQHRAEVAAVDLAQGRYQLVIGAAPTSYSLEIDLAGSVPWRDWPMDPKQSPVRVSLQRDAQAFVLQPGRPAQAGTGGWRFGLTKALASPSQRFDLVAERQVGWTELPWRGIAAWAVAVALLLAGLWTAQRQRIARRRAEELLRLGQVARLNALGELSAGLAHELNQPLTAVLANAQAARRLLDDDPPDLATARDAMGQAVEQARRAAGVVGRLRRVIERPEAGGDVKPLVLQEVVRSAMHLLAPEFAQRGVAAQFDATAQAPVRVQAEAVALEQIVHNLLMNALQALDLVPVSERRLAVSVGRNGQDGVLTVTDNGRGISPEAMPRLFEPFFSTREGGLGLGLSLSETLASGMGGSLSAANSAPRGARFTLLLPLVAPPMERTA, encoded by the coding sequence ATGAAACAGTGGTTGCGTACGCAGGTGGGCTGGTGGCTGGCATGGCTGGCCCTCTCGGCCGTGGGCGCGGTGTGGCTCGCGCGCGCAGAGCTGGCCCAGCTGCAGCAGGATTTCGAGGCCGACGTGCGCATTGCGCACCGGCTCATGAGCCAGCAGATGGTGCAGTACGACGCGGTGCTGGCCACGCTGGCGCTGCTTGAAACCGGCCGTGGCGCAGAGCGTCCGGAGCAGCGGCTGTCGTCGGTCTATCCATCGATCCTTCGCGTGCAGCGGCGTGAAGGCGACGACCCCTGGCCCGACGAAAAGCACGCGGGCGCATTGGCCGCCGCGGAAGCGAATTCGCGCAGCCAGCACCGCGCCGAAGTGGCCGCGGTGGATCTTGCGCAGGGCCGTTACCAGCTCGTGATCGGCGCCGCGCCCACCAGTTACTCCCTCGAAATCGACCTGGCAGGCTCCGTGCCGTGGCGCGACTGGCCCATGGACCCGAAGCAAAGCCCGGTGCGCGTGAGCCTGCAGCGCGATGCGCAGGCGTTCGTTCTGCAACCCGGGCGGCCGGCGCAAGCGGGGACGGGCGGCTGGCGCTTCGGCCTCACCAAGGCGCTGGCTTCGCCAAGCCAGCGTTTCGATCTGGTAGCCGAACGCCAGGTGGGCTGGACCGAACTGCCGTGGCGAGGCATAGCCGCCTGGGCCGTGGCGGTGGCGCTGCTGCTGGCCGGCCTGTGGACCGCTCAGCGCCAGCGCATCGCGCGGCGCCGGGCCGAAGAGCTGCTGCGGCTCGGCCAGGTCGCTCGGCTCAATGCGTTGGGCGAGCTCTCGGCTGGGCTCGCGCACGAACTGAATCAGCCGCTCACGGCCGTCTTGGCCAATGCCCAGGCCGCGCGCCGGCTGCTCGACGACGACCCGCCCGACCTGGCCACGGCGCGCGATGCGATGGGCCAGGCCGTGGAGCAGGCGCGCCGCGCTGCCGGCGTGGTCGGCCGGCTGCGCCGCGTGATCGAGCGGCCCGAAGCCGGCGGCGACGTGAAGCCGCTGGTGCTGCAGGAGGTGGTGCGCAGCGCCATGCATCTGCTGGCGCCCGAGTTCGCACAACGCGGCGTCGCCGCACAGTTCGACGCCACGGCCCAGGCGCCTGTGCGCGTGCAGGCCGAGGCCGTGGCGCTCGAGCAGATCGTGCACAACCTGCTGATGAATGCGTTGCAGGCGCTCGACCTGGTGCCAGTGTCCGAACGCCGGCTCGCGGTTTCGGTGGGGCGCAACGGCCAGGACGGCGTGCTCACCGTGACCGACAACGGGCGCGGCATTTCGCCCGAGGCCATGCCGCGCCTTTTCGAGCCTTTCTTCAGCACGCGCGAAGGCGGCCTGGGCCTTGGCCTGAGCCTCAGCGAAACGCTGGCGAGCGGCATGGGCGGCAGCCTGAGCGCCGCCAATTCGGCGCCGCGCGGCGCGCGCTTCACGCTGCTGCTGCCGCTGGTGGCGCCGCCTATGGAGCGCACGGCATGA
- a CDS encoding ankyrin repeat domain-containing protein has translation MMKRGIWPVVLAVVLGAGASVGALAQVPPQAAEVQAYEGLHRAAWHGDLPKLKNLIAAGANLEARDARGRTPLHVATHARQREAVKLLAKAGADLDALEDDRYDAVTIASVADDAATLALLLSLGANAGQVTSRYDGTALIAAAHLGHDNVVRQLIAAGAPLDHVNNLHWTAVIEAVVLGDGGPRHQRTLAALVDAGANLKLTDRQGNTPLQLANARGYTAMVKLLEAPRPR, from the coding sequence ATGATGAAGCGCGGCATCTGGCCCGTGGTGCTGGCGGTTGTGCTCGGCGCGGGCGCATCGGTCGGCGCCTTGGCCCAGGTGCCGCCGCAAGCGGCCGAGGTGCAGGCCTATGAAGGGCTGCACCGGGCCGCCTGGCATGGCGATCTGCCGAAGCTCAAGAACCTGATCGCCGCCGGCGCCAACCTCGAGGCGCGCGACGCGCGGGGCCGCACGCCCTTGCACGTGGCCACCCATGCACGGCAGCGCGAAGCGGTGAAGCTGCTCGCCAAGGCCGGCGCGGACCTCGATGCGCTCGAAGACGACCGCTACGACGCGGTCACCATCGCGTCGGTGGCCGACGATGCCGCGACGCTCGCGCTGCTGCTTTCGCTCGGCGCCAACGCGGGGCAGGTGACGAGCCGCTACGACGGCACCGCGCTGATCGCCGCCGCGCACCTGGGCCATGACAACGTGGTACGCCAGCTGATCGCGGCCGGCGCGCCGCTCGACCATGTCAACAACCTGCACTGGACGGCCGTGATCGAAGCCGTCGTGCTCGGCGACGGCGGGCCGCGCCATCAGCGCACGCTGGCTGCGCTGGTCGATGCCGGCGCCAACCTGAAGCTCACCGACCGCCAGGGCAACACGCCGCTGCAGCTGGCCAACGCCCGCGGCTACACGGCCATGGTGAAGCTGCTGGAAGCGCCACGCCCAAGATAG
- a CDS encoding 2'-5' RNA ligase family protein, whose amino-acid sequence MPLLLAMPEQLLLPGIDPPPPPLRRARGTAPRNERLPRSLFLAIFPHPEDAASIAALAARLKDRHALKGKLTEAPRLHVTLHHLGSYPAAVPRKQVHAAVDAAASVAPPSFDVVFDEVMRFDKSKAFVLCGAESGTSALAAFRQRLGEALADAGFRPEHGFTPHMTLAYTPGKVERHAIEPVRWTADSFSLIESHVGESIHEVLGQWPPGRPA is encoded by the coding sequence ATGCCACTGCTCCTTGCCATGCCCGAACAGCTTCTTCTCCCAGGTATCGATCCTCCGCCGCCGCCCCTGCGCCGTGCCCGCGGCACCGCGCCGCGCAACGAGCGCCTGCCTCGCTCGCTCTTCCTGGCGATCTTTCCGCACCCTGAAGACGCCGCTTCGATTGCCGCGCTGGCCGCGCGCCTCAAGGACCGGCATGCGCTGAAGGGAAAGCTGACCGAGGCGCCTCGCCTGCATGTCACGTTGCATCACCTCGGAAGCTATCCGGCCGCAGTGCCGCGCAAGCAGGTGCACGCCGCCGTGGACGCGGCGGCCAGCGTGGCGCCGCCGTCTTTCGATGTGGTGTTCGACGAGGTCATGCGGTTCGACAAGAGCAAGGCGTTTGTGCTGTGCGGCGCTGAAAGCGGGACATCGGCGCTCGCGGCATTCCGGCAGCGTCTTGGCGAAGCGCTGGCCGATGCGGGCTTCAGGCCCGAGCACGGCTTCACGCCTCACATGACCCTGGCCTACACGCCGGGCAAGGTCGAGCGGCACGCCATCGAGCCGGTCCGGTGGACGGCCGATTCGTTTTCGCTCATCGAAAGCCATGTGGGCGAAAGCATCCATGAGGTGCTGGGGCAATGGCCTCCGGGCCGGCCTGCCTGA
- a CDS encoding response regulator transcription factor, with protein MNSPAPPSPSARQLPLSPLIHLIDDDQAVRDSLSLLIGTVGLRVQGWADPQAFIDGFDRASVGAIVLDVRMPGISGLTVLDRLMAQGVDQPVIMLTGHGTVEMCRRAFKAGAAEFLEKPVDDEQLLEALQQAVRQHVRSRERSQADNAARERVGQLSEREREVLAFIVQGLTNKEIARMLALSPRTVETHRANLFAKLDCDSLAQLIRRYAVLAAGDA; from the coding sequence ATGAACAGCCCGGCGCCACCTTCGCCGTCCGCACGGCAATTGCCGCTATCGCCGCTGATTCATCTCATCGACGACGACCAGGCGGTGCGCGACAGCCTGTCGCTCCTGATCGGCACGGTCGGCCTGCGGGTGCAGGGCTGGGCCGATCCTCAGGCCTTCATCGACGGCTTCGACCGCGCGAGCGTCGGCGCCATCGTGCTCGACGTGCGCATGCCCGGCATCAGCGGGCTCACGGTGCTCGACCGGCTGATGGCACAAGGCGTCGACCAGCCGGTGATCATGCTGACCGGCCATGGCACCGTCGAGATGTGCCGCCGCGCGTTCAAGGCCGGCGCGGCGGAGTTTCTCGAGAAACCGGTGGACGACGAGCAGCTGCTCGAAGCGCTGCAGCAAGCCGTGCGCCAGCATGTGCGCTCGCGCGAACGCTCGCAGGCCGACAACGCCGCGCGCGAGCGGGTCGGGCAGCTGTCGGAGCGCGAGCGCGAGGTGCTCGCCTTCATCGTGCAGGGCCTGACCAACAAGGAGATCGCGCGCATGCTGGCGCTGTCGCCGCGCACCGTCGAGACGCACCGCGCCAACCTGTTCGCCAAGCTCGACTGCGACTCGCTCGCGCAGCTGATCCGGCGCTACGCCGTGCTGGCGGCCGGGGACGCATGA
- a CDS encoding DUF72 domain-containing protein, translating to MADVQDSLFPDLPRSPEAPPTVPQEAEAEPPARKKSRGGTVAPAPADPALAELAAALPPELRLGTSSWSYPGWANLVWDGEYAESVLSKNGLAALAQHPLFRTVSLDRNFYRALTASQYARYAAMVPDDFRFVVKAPSLVTDATVRDESGRGTQANPVFLNSEIATQEFVQPALEGLGHRIGALVFQLSPIPSQLLADQPALLARIGEMLEALPGLKQTAPDAVVAVEVRDPQLLCPAFADMLRSVGATFCMGLHAKMPPIEDQLPMLRALWPGPLVCRWNLHRRHGRFGYEDAEKLYGPFDRIVDPDPETRAALAKVIAGTTRAGQNAFVTVSNNAEGCAPLTIASLARDILNLPKP from the coding sequence ATGGCTGACGTGCAGGACTCCCTTTTCCCCGATCTTCCGCGCTCGCCCGAGGCGCCGCCCACCGTGCCGCAAGAGGCCGAGGCCGAGCCGCCCGCCAGGAAGAAATCGCGCGGCGGCACCGTGGCGCCTGCACCCGCCGATCCGGCATTGGCCGAGTTGGCGGCAGCGCTCCCGCCCGAGCTTCGGCTCGGCACCTCCTCGTGGAGCTATCCGGGTTGGGCCAACCTCGTCTGGGATGGCGAATACGCCGAATCGGTGCTTTCGAAAAACGGGCTCGCCGCGCTGGCGCAGCATCCGCTCTTTCGCACCGTGAGCCTCGACCGCAATTTCTACCGCGCGCTCACTGCCAGCCAATACGCGCGCTATGCGGCCATGGTGCCCGACGATTTCCGCTTCGTGGTGAAAGCACCGAGCCTGGTGACCGATGCCACCGTGCGCGACGAAAGCGGCCGCGGCACGCAGGCCAACCCCGTGTTCCTGAACAGCGAGATCGCCACCCAGGAATTCGTGCAGCCCGCGCTCGAAGGCCTGGGCCACCGCATCGGCGCGCTGGTGTTCCAGCTGAGCCCGATTCCCTCGCAGCTGCTGGCCGACCAGCCCGCCCTGCTCGCACGCATCGGCGAAATGCTCGAAGCGCTGCCCGGGCTGAAGCAGACTGCGCCCGACGCCGTCGTCGCCGTCGAGGTGCGCGACCCGCAACTGCTGTGCCCCGCCTTCGCCGACATGTTGCGCAGCGTAGGCGCGACCTTCTGCATGGGCCTGCACGCGAAGATGCCGCCGATCGAAGACCAGCTGCCGATGCTGCGTGCACTGTGGCCTGGGCCGCTCGTGTGCCGCTGGAACCTGCACCGCCGCCACGGCCGCTTCGGCTATGAAGACGCGGAAAAACTCTACGGCCCGTTCGACAGGATCGTGGATCCCGATCCCGAAACGCGCGCGGCCCTGGCCAAGGTGATTGCGGGCACCACGCGCGCGGGCCAGAACGCCTTCGTCACCGTGAGCAACAACGCCGAAGGCTGCGCGCCGCTGACGATCGCCTCGCTTGCGCGGGACATCCTGAACCTGCCGAAGCCCTAG
- a CDS encoding aromatic ring-hydroxylating dioxygenase subunit alpha has translation MSTQAVFPIELRWETEKTSRIPFMAYTDEALHKKELQRFFYEKHWCYVGLEAEIPNPGDFKRTAIGERSVIMSRDEEGAIHVFENVCAHRGMQFCRERHGNKKEFVCPYHQWNYTLKGDLQGVPFRRGVKQDGKVHGGMPSDFKTEDNGLNKLKVASRGGVVFASFDHDIESFEEFLGADILRYFDRLFDGRKLTILGYSRQRIPGNWKLMQENIKDPYHPGLLHTWFVTFGLWRADNKSELKMDARGRHAAMISTRGSAGKAAQVTQVSSFKESMQLKDPRFLDIVPEPWWDGPTAVMMTLFPSLILQQQVNSVSTRHIQPVGHDAFDFVWTHFGFEDDTEEMTERRLRQANLFGPAGFVSADDGEVIEFSQEGFEQKPYHRTLAELGGREVENTDHMVTETLIRGMYRYWREVMEAA, from the coding sequence ATGAGCACGCAAGCCGTATTCCCCATCGAACTGCGATGGGAAACCGAGAAGACCAGCCGCATTCCCTTCATGGCCTACACCGACGAGGCGCTGCACAAGAAGGAGCTGCAGCGCTTCTTCTACGAAAAGCACTGGTGTTACGTCGGCCTCGAAGCCGAGATTCCGAACCCGGGCGACTTCAAGCGCACGGCCATCGGCGAGCGCTCGGTGATCATGTCGCGCGACGAAGAAGGCGCCATCCACGTGTTCGAGAACGTCTGCGCCCACCGCGGCATGCAGTTCTGCCGCGAGCGCCATGGCAACAAGAAGGAATTCGTCTGCCCGTACCACCAGTGGAACTACACGCTCAAGGGCGACCTGCAGGGCGTGCCGTTCCGCCGCGGCGTGAAGCAGGACGGCAAGGTGCATGGCGGCATGCCTTCGGACTTCAAGACCGAGGACAACGGGCTCAACAAGCTCAAGGTGGCGTCACGCGGCGGCGTGGTGTTCGCGTCGTTCGACCACGACATCGAGTCGTTCGAGGAATTCCTCGGGGCCGACATCCTTCGCTACTTCGACCGTCTGTTCGACGGCCGCAAGCTCACGATTCTCGGCTACAGCCGGCAGCGCATTCCCGGCAACTGGAAGCTCATGCAGGAGAACATCAAGGATCCGTACCATCCGGGCCTGCTGCACACCTGGTTCGTCACCTTCGGGCTCTGGCGCGCGGACAACAAGTCGGAGCTCAAGATGGACGCGCGCGGCCGCCACGCCGCGATGATTTCCACCCGCGGCAGTGCCGGCAAGGCGGCGCAGGTCACGCAGGTGTCGAGCTTCAAGGAAAGCATGCAGCTCAAGGACCCGCGCTTTCTGGACATCGTGCCCGAGCCCTGGTGGGACGGGCCGACCGCGGTCATGATGACGCTGTTCCCGAGCCTGATCCTGCAGCAGCAGGTCAACAGCGTCTCGACGCGGCACATCCAGCCCGTGGGTCACGACGCCTTCGATTTCGTCTGGACGCACTTCGGCTTCGAGGACGACACCGAAGAGATGACCGAGCGGCGCCTGCGCCAGGCCAACCTGTTCGGGCCGGCTGGTTTCGTGTCGGCCGACGACGGCGAAGTGATCGAGTTCTCGCAGGAAGGCTTCGAGCAGAAGCCCTACCACCGCACCCTGGCCGAGCTGGGCGGGCGCGAGGTCGAGAACACCGATCACATGGTCACCGAAACGCTGATCCGCGGCATGTACCGCTACTGGCGCGAAGTGATGGAGGCGGCATGA
- a CDS encoding non-heme iron oxygenase ferredoxin subunit — MSTITWIDAAAVDDVPADDVVGIEVQGRDIALYGTEDGIHATDNICTHGHARLCDGFLEGHEIECPLHQGRFDVRTGKAMCAPLTEDLRSYPVKIEGGRVFLAFEA, encoded by the coding sequence ATGAGCACAATCACATGGATCGACGCCGCGGCGGTCGATGACGTTCCCGCCGACGACGTGGTCGGCATCGAGGTGCAGGGCCGGGACATTGCCCTGTACGGTACCGAGGACGGCATTCACGCGACCGATAACATCTGCACCCACGGCCACGCGCGGCTGTGCGACGGCTTTCTCGAAGGCCACGAGATCGAATGCCCGCTGCACCAGGGGCGCTTCGACGTGCGCACCGGCAAGGCCATGTGCGCGCCGCTGACGGAAGACCTGCGCAGCTATCCGGTGAAGATCGAAGGCGGGCGCGTGTTCCTGGCGTTCGAGGCGTAG